A single window of Rhizobium indicum DNA harbors:
- a CDS encoding protocatechuate 3,4-dioxygenase: MKRRTLVLGGAAIVASSVAAVAIWPRRHVTVAARTFDWKGTDFVSGGTKSVTLEKLPEPLFRTRPNCVVTVAQTLGPCHVNNVPARQDISEGTAGLPLRLAVRLVQATDCRPIENADIEIWHTDHRGIYSGREAAEMCTFGDAEAISGLAFRGRQLTNAKGQASFLTAYPGWYKGRTPHVHCRILVEGKELLVSQIYFDDVLSDIIYGEHPDYLGRPARDTRNDEDGLIPEDAADHMFDFEKLDSGVLSATITIGLAA, from the coding sequence ATGAAGAGGCGAACCCTTGTGCTTGGAGGTGCGGCCATTGTCGCATCATCCGTGGCGGCGGTAGCGATCTGGCCGCGGCGGCATGTCACTGTTGCCGCCAGGACATTCGACTGGAAGGGAACGGATTTCGTAAGCGGCGGCACAAAGTCGGTTACCTTGGAAAAACTGCCTGAGCCGCTCTTCCGTACCCGTCCGAATTGCGTCGTGACCGTCGCGCAGACCCTCGGCCCCTGCCATGTCAACAATGTCCCGGCTCGTCAGGACATCTCAGAAGGAACGGCCGGGCTGCCTTTGCGGTTGGCCGTTCGGCTCGTCCAAGCAACCGACTGCCGGCCGATCGAAAATGCCGATATCGAAATCTGGCATACCGATCATCGCGGCATCTATTCCGGCCGCGAGGCTGCTGAGATGTGCACCTTCGGCGATGCCGAGGCGATCAGCGGGCTCGCCTTCCGCGGCCGCCAGCTGACGAATGCCAAGGGGCAGGCAAGCTTTTTGACGGCCTATCCCGGATGGTACAAGGGCCGCACGCCGCATGTTCATTGCCGCATCCTCGTCGAGGGCAAGGAGCTTCTCGTCAGCCAGATCTATTTCGACGATGTGCTGAGCGACATCATCTACGGCGAGCATCCCGACTATCTCGGGCGCCCTGCCCGCGATACGCGCAACGACGAGGACGGCCTCATCCCGGAGGATGCCGCCGACCACATGTTCGATTTCGAAAAGCTCGACAGCGGCGTGCTGTCCGCCACCATTACGATCGGCCTCGCTGCCTGA